A portion of the Mycobacteriales bacterium genome contains these proteins:
- the groES gene encoding co-chaperone GroES, giving the protein MATATKTKTNIKPLEDRIVVSVLESEQTTASGIVIPDTAKEKPQEGVVLAVGPGRFEDGARVPLDISEGDTVIFSKYGGTEVKYGADEYLILSARDVLAVVQK; this is encoded by the coding sequence GTGGCCACCGCCACCAAGACGAAGACGAACATCAAGCCCCTTGAAGACCGCATCGTGGTCTCCGTGCTCGAGAGCGAGCAGACAACCGCGTCCGGCATCGTGATTCCGGACACGGCGAAGGAGAAGCCCCAGGAGGGCGTCGTGCTCGCGGTGGGCCCCGGCCGGTTCGAGGACGGCGCCCGCGTGCCGCTCGACATCTCCGAGGGCGACACCGTGATCTTCTCCAAGTACGGCGGCACCGAGGTCAAGTACGGCGCGGACGAGTACCTCATCCTGTCCGCCCGCGACGTCCTCGCGGTCGTCCAGAAGTAG
- a CDS encoding DUF6295 family protein — protein sequence MCTYQTELLEVAGSGKGPGGEWLRVTDASVYVDHPVHAMAGHTLNVDLRNPAQGPAARVALELHPDAARLLAEAILRSLDAVPEAVLAAG from the coding sequence ATGTGCACGTACCAGACCGAACTGCTCGAGGTCGCCGGCAGCGGCAAGGGCCCGGGTGGTGAGTGGTTGCGGGTCACCGACGCCAGCGTGTACGTCGACCACCCGGTGCATGCGATGGCCGGGCACACCCTCAACGTCGACCTGCGCAACCCGGCTCAGGGCCCCGCTGCCCGGGTCGCGCTCGAGCTGCACCCGGACGCCGCCCGTTTGCTCGCCGAGGCGATCCTGCGCTCGCTCGACGCCGTACCCGAAGCCGTCCTCGCCGCCGGCTAA